From Apium graveolens cultivar Ventura chromosome 9, ASM990537v1, whole genome shotgun sequence, the proteins below share one genomic window:
- the LOC141682920 gene encoding uncharacterized protein LOC141682920 isoform X2 produces MAVPEVNMKLLEELQAMGFPLNRATRALHYCGNSSLEDAINWVIDHETDPDMDEMPLIPVNIEVQASEPPYMTEQLKLKAQELRDGAQRRTGIGEKKLEREKERIKRSKELLEAKRIAEENERKRFIALREAEKAEEKRTREKIRHKLQQDKLERRSKLELPLDDLAFVYPATPMIQKEKDPLAKAARFAPMKFSTKAELMSECLRSMRRKNKHDEAGVKKAFQTLLYYIRNVTNDPDEERFRRIRLSNPNFASWAF; encoded by the exons ATGGCTGTTCCAGAAGTAAATATGAAACTGCTTGAAGAGCTTCAAGCAATGGGATTTCCACTCAACCGAGCGACAAGAGCTCTTCACTATTGTG GTAATTCTAGTCTTGAAGATGCTATAAATTGGGTCATTGATCATGAGACTGACCCCGACATGGATGAGATGCCCTTG ATCCCAGTGAACATTGAGGTCCAAGCTTCTGAACCTCCTTACATGACTGAACAACTGAAACTAAAAGCACAAGAATTGAG AGATGGGGCACAGAGGAGGACAGGAATAGGAGAGAAGAAACTGGAAAGAGAAAAG GAGAGAATTAAAAGAAGTAAAGAACTGCTGGAGGCAAAACGAATTGCtgaagaaaatgagagaaaacg ctttatagCCTTGAGGGAAGCAGAGAAAGCGGAAGAGAAGAGAACACGGGAGAAAATTCGTCATAAACTACAGCAAGATAAG TTAGAGAGAAGGAGTAAACTCGAACTGCCTCTGGATGATCTGGCATTTGTCTACCCTGCCACGCCTATGATTCAAAAGGAAAAG GATCCACTGGCTAAGGCTGCTAGATTTGCACCTATGAAGTTTTCTACAAAGGCAGAGCTCATGAGTGAATGTTTACGATCTATGAGGCGAAAGAACAAG CATGACGAGGCCGGAGTGAAGAAGGCCTTCCAGACTCTTTTATATTACATCAGAAATGTTACTAATGATCCCGATGAGGAAAGGTTCAGGAGAATTCGGCTGAGTAATCCAAACTTTGCG AGTTGGGCGTTTTAA
- the LOC141682920 gene encoding uncharacterized protein LOC141682920 isoform X1, whose protein sequence is MAVPEVNMKLLEELQAMGFPLNRATRALHYCGNSSLEDAINWVIDHETDPDMDEMPLIPVNIEVQASEPPYMTEQLKLKAQELRDGAQRRTGIGEKKLEREKERIKRSKELLEAKRIAEENERKRFIALREAEKAEEKRTREKIRHKLQQDKLERRSKLELPLDDLAFVYPATPMIQKEKDPLAKAARFAPMKFSTKAELMSECLRSMRRKNKHDEAGVKKAFQTLLYYIRNVTNDPDEERFRRIRLSNPNFADRVGRFKEGIDFLELCGFERIEGDKFLHLPRDKFEVETLRSARTQLESAITNPFFGLISG, encoded by the exons ATGGCTGTTCCAGAAGTAAATATGAAACTGCTTGAAGAGCTTCAAGCAATGGGATTTCCACTCAACCGAGCGACAAGAGCTCTTCACTATTGTG GTAATTCTAGTCTTGAAGATGCTATAAATTGGGTCATTGATCATGAGACTGACCCCGACATGGATGAGATGCCCTTG ATCCCAGTGAACATTGAGGTCCAAGCTTCTGAACCTCCTTACATGACTGAACAACTGAAACTAAAAGCACAAGAATTGAG AGATGGGGCACAGAGGAGGACAGGAATAGGAGAGAAGAAACTGGAAAGAGAAAAG GAGAGAATTAAAAGAAGTAAAGAACTGCTGGAGGCAAAACGAATTGCtgaagaaaatgagagaaaacg ctttatagCCTTGAGGGAAGCAGAGAAAGCGGAAGAGAAGAGAACACGGGAGAAAATTCGTCATAAACTACAGCAAGATAAG TTAGAGAGAAGGAGTAAACTCGAACTGCCTCTGGATGATCTGGCATTTGTCTACCCTGCCACGCCTATGATTCAAAAGGAAAAG GATCCACTGGCTAAGGCTGCTAGATTTGCACCTATGAAGTTTTCTACAAAGGCAGAGCTCATGAGTGAATGTTTACGATCTATGAGGCGAAAGAACAAG CATGACGAGGCCGGAGTGAAGAAGGCCTTCCAGACTCTTTTATATTACATCAGAAATGTTACTAATGATCCCGATGAGGAAAGGTTCAGGAGAATTCGGCTGAGTAATCCAAACTTTGCG GACAGAGTTGGGCGTTTTAAAGAAGGCATTGATTTTCTCGAGTTATGTGGATTTGAGAGAATTGAAGGTGACAAGTTTTTACATCTTCCCAGAGACAAGTTTGAGGTGGAAACATTGAGATCAGCTAGGACACAGTTAGAGTCTGCAATAACAAACCCCTTCTTTGGGCTTATATCAGGCTAA